One window of the Thermasporomyces composti genome contains the following:
- a CDS encoding AlkA N-terminal domain-containing protein, with translation MSDSRQRRWTPRAKLGSVLPSFDQCYRAVESRDQRFDGWIYVGVTSTGIYCRPSCPAVTPRRRHVRFFPTAAAAQQAGFRACRRCRPDAVPGSPEWDVRADVAARAMRLIDDGLVEREGVTGLAARLGYTTRHLNRILVAELGAGALALARARRAHTARLLLETTTLPITDVAFAAGFGSVRQFNDTVRAVFGATPSAVRDAARRQTPTDGAVAIRLPYRGPYDVEATWRYLADRAVPGLEEVTDQTYRRVLRLHHGTAVVELSPADGFIRCALRLADLRDLGSAAARCRRLLHLDADPDGVVDALGSDPLLGPLVRARPGLRVPGSVDPLEAAVRAIVGQQVSVAAARTVAARLVTSYGERLAAPVGSLTHAFPSAAALAEADQLPMPRARVRTIRALAAAVAAGDLHLDPGTDLNETTAALRAVPGIGPWTASYIALRGLRDPDAFPASDLGIRRALAGLGVPDEPRTIATLAERWRPLRSYAAQHLWTFRSVDPAGRARSDRPGGERLDTDRPRAGHPRDSSAGARTGHAKARRTDTHHGTIRRRGHAA, from the coding sequence ATGTCCGATTCCCGCCAGCGCCGGTGGACGCCGCGTGCCAAGCTCGGCAGTGTGCTGCCCTCGTTCGACCAGTGCTACCGAGCCGTGGAGTCGCGGGACCAGCGCTTCGACGGCTGGATCTACGTGGGGGTGACCTCCACCGGGATCTACTGCCGGCCGAGCTGTCCCGCGGTGACACCGCGACGGCGCCATGTCCGGTTCTTCCCCACCGCGGCCGCCGCCCAGCAGGCCGGGTTCCGCGCGTGCCGGCGGTGCCGACCCGACGCCGTACCCGGCTCGCCGGAGTGGGACGTCCGGGCCGACGTCGCCGCCCGCGCGATGCGACTGATCGACGACGGACTGGTCGAGCGGGAGGGGGTCACCGGACTCGCGGCCCGTCTCGGCTATACGACTCGTCACCTCAACCGCATCCTGGTCGCCGAGCTCGGGGCCGGCGCACTCGCCTTGGCCCGGGCCCGTCGCGCGCACACGGCCCGACTGCTTCTGGAGACCACGACCCTGCCCATCACCGACGTGGCGTTCGCCGCCGGCTTCGGCAGCGTTCGGCAGTTCAACGACACGGTGCGCGCCGTCTTCGGGGCCACGCCGAGCGCGGTCCGGGATGCCGCCCGACGTCAGACGCCGACGGATGGCGCGGTCGCGATCCGCCTGCCCTACCGCGGGCCCTACGACGTGGAGGCGACCTGGCGCTACCTCGCCGACCGCGCCGTGCCCGGCCTGGAGGAGGTGACCGACCAGACCTACCGACGCGTCCTCCGCCTCCATCACGGCACCGCGGTCGTCGAGCTGTCCCCGGCTGATGGGTTCATCCGCTGTGCGCTGCGCCTCGCCGACCTGCGTGACCTGGGGTCGGCCGCGGCCCGCTGCCGCAGGCTGCTGCACCTCGACGCCGATCCCGACGGGGTCGTGGACGCGCTGGGGTCCGACCCGCTCCTCGGACCGTTGGTGCGCGCCCGACCGGGTCTGCGCGTCCCGGGGAGCGTCGATCCGCTCGAGGCGGCGGTTCGCGCGATCGTCGGTCAGCAAGTCTCCGTCGCCGCGGCGCGAACGGTCGCCGCTCGGCTCGTCACCAGCTACGGCGAGCGGCTCGCCGCTCCCGTCGGCTCGCTCACGCACGCGTTCCCGTCAGCGGCGGCGTTGGCCGAGGCCGACCAGCTGCCGATGCCGCGCGCGCGGGTCCGCACGATCCGTGCGCTCGCCGCCGCTGTGGCAGCCGGGGATCTGCACCTCGACCCAGGCACGGACCTCAACGAGACCACCGCCGCCCTCCGCGCCGTCCCAGGCATCGGGCCGTGGACCGCCTCCTACATCGCGCTGCGCGGTCTGCGGGACCCCGATGCGTTCCCGGCCAGCGACCTCGGTATCCGTCGCGCGCTCGCCGGCCTCGGCGTCCCCGACGAGCCGCGTACGATCGCGACCCTCGCGGAGCGCTGGCGACCCCTGCGAAGCTACGCGGCGCAGCACCTGTGGACCTTCCGCAGCGTCGATCCCGCGGGTCGAGCCAGGAGCGATCGACCAGGGGGCGAGAGGCTGGACACCGATCGACCCAGGGCCGGTCACCCTCGAGACAGCAGCGCGGGCGCGAGGACTGGCCACGCGAAGGCTCGGCGGACGGACACCCACCACGGCACCATCCGAAGGCGAGGACACGCAGCATGA
- a CDS encoding methylated-DNA--[protein]-cysteine S-methyltransferase translates to MTANTTRSTTDAVALGPAATGHVDTVTVDSPVGALELRARAGFLTHVLFVGSAPIETVDTDNPVLRAAVEQLNAYFAGESTAFDLPLRPEGTPFQQRVWAALADIPYGETRTYAEIARAIGAPTAYRAVGAANGQNPLPIVLPCHRVIGSNGSLTGYGGGMERKRILLELEARVRLQREFA, encoded by the coding sequence ATGACCGCGAACACCACACGCTCCACCACGGACGCCGTGGCGCTCGGCCCCGCCGCCACGGGCCACGTCGACACCGTCACCGTCGACTCCCCGGTCGGCGCGTTGGAGCTGCGCGCGCGTGCGGGGTTCCTCACCCACGTCCTCTTCGTCGGGTCGGCGCCGATCGAGACCGTGGACACCGACAACCCGGTCCTGCGCGCGGCGGTGGAGCAGCTGAACGCCTACTTCGCCGGCGAGTCGACCGCGTTCGACCTCCCCTTGCGGCCGGAGGGAACCCCGTTCCAACAGCGGGTCTGGGCCGCGCTCGCCGACATCCCCTACGGCGAGACCCGCACCTACGCCGAGATCGCCCGCGCGATCGGTGCACCCACCGCGTATCGAGCGGTCGGCGCGGCCAACGGACAGAACCCGCTGCCGATCGTTCTCCCCTGTCACCGGGTCATCGGCTCCAACGGTTCGCTCACCGGATACGGCGGAGGCATGGAGCGCAAGCGGATCTTGCTCGAGCTCGAGGCGCGGGTTCGTCTCCAGCGCGAGTTCGCCTAG
- a CDS encoding NAD(P)/FAD-dependent oxidoreductase: MRVVVIGAGIVGASTAYHLATRYGTRGDLDVVLVDREDAGRATDAGAGIVCPWISPYVDTRSPAYQLNVRGASYYPRLLARLAEAGEPHSGFSAVGAVFVSPDPDEVARAYEHLAARTARTPAAGVATRLQPEEVRRLFPPLRADLGGVHVSGGGRVDGRVLRDVLLRAGSRFGVRRLTRSARLLLDHDRCTGVVVDGPGGGKAIRADAVVVAAGAWSDQILAPTGVRVGVAPQKGQIVHLHAPDTDTSSWPVIQPAGSHYLLAFPGGRIVVGATREDGSGYDVRITAAGLREVLSDALAVAPGLGDLTVLETRVGLRPLSDDGLPVVGRLPHDENVVVATGLGATGLTAGPYVGALAAALALGEDLDVLEDDTPNQPPLDLAPFRPGRHR, encoded by the coding sequence ATGCGGGTCGTTGTGATCGGTGCGGGGATCGTCGGCGCGAGCACCGCCTACCACCTGGCCACGCGGTACGGCACTCGCGGGGACCTCGACGTCGTCCTCGTCGACCGCGAGGACGCCGGTCGAGCGACGGACGCGGGCGCGGGCATCGTCTGCCCGTGGATCTCGCCCTACGTCGACACTCGCTCCCCCGCCTACCAGCTCAACGTGCGCGGTGCGAGCTACTACCCCCGCCTGCTCGCCCGGCTGGCGGAGGCCGGCGAACCACATTCTGGTTTCTCCGCCGTGGGAGCGGTCTTCGTCTCACCCGATCCCGACGAGGTCGCCCGCGCCTACGAACACCTCGCGGCCCGGACCGCGCGAACTCCCGCGGCGGGCGTCGCCACACGGCTCCAGCCAGAGGAGGTTCGGAGGCTCTTCCCTCCACTGCGCGCGGACCTCGGCGGCGTCCACGTCAGTGGAGGCGGACGGGTCGACGGCAGGGTCCTCCGTGACGTCCTGCTACGTGCGGGCTCGCGGTTCGGGGTGCGGCGACTCACCCGATCCGCCCGTCTTCTCCTCGACCACGACCGCTGCACCGGCGTCGTGGTCGACGGCCCCGGTGGCGGCAAGGCGATCAGGGCGGACGCGGTGGTGGTGGCTGCTGGAGCGTGGAGCGACCAGATTCTCGCCCCGACAGGCGTTCGCGTCGGTGTGGCGCCCCAGAAGGGTCAGATCGTCCACTTGCACGCACCGGACACCGACACCTCGAGCTGGCCGGTGATCCAGCCGGCTGGCTCCCACTACCTGCTGGCGTTCCCGGGCGGCCGGATCGTGGTGGGCGCGACCCGCGAGGACGGGTCCGGCTACGACGTCCGGATCACCGCGGCGGGGTTGCGCGAGGTCCTCTCCGACGCCCTCGCGGTGGCGCCTGGGCTCGGTGACTTGACCGTCCTGGAGACCCGCGTCGGCCTGCGTCCGCTCAGTGACGACGGCCTGCCCGTCGTGGGACGCCTCCCCCACGACGAGAACGTCGTGGTCGCGACCGGCCTCGGTGCGACGGGACTCACCGCCGGCCCCTACGTCGGCGCGCTGGCCGCCGCCTTGGCGCTGGGCGAGGACCTCGACGTGCTCGAGGACGACACGCCCAACCAACCACCTCTCGACCTGGCGCCGTTCCGCCCGGGTCGACATCGCTGA
- a CDS encoding lactonase family protein, whose protein sequence is MATSRLVYIGSFTKGAGGEGTGISLARQDPTTGALELVGVVAETVSPAFLAFHPNGRYLYAVNEQADASVVAYAVEGDGALRALGSQPTGGKGACHLTVHPSGRYVLTANYGSGHVSVHPIGDDGSLGPRSDLVQHVGSGPNQARQEGPHAHQVRVDPSGRWVLAVDLGIDAILTYSLDLDTGRLTPGPVAATAPGAGPRHLAFGADSTVHVAGELDSTVTTYTLDAETGRLERQGVAPSTVAEAPETNYPSEIAISDDARFLYVANRGLDVIGTLSVSGTEVKPVADTPTGGAWPRHLAVIGHHLYVANERSHEVTHFVLDERTGVPQQASDVLRTPSPACIVAAP, encoded by the coding sequence GTGGCTACCTCGCGACTGGTCTACATCGGCTCGTTCACCAAAGGCGCCGGCGGTGAGGGCACCGGCATCAGCCTGGCCCGCCAGGACCCGACGACGGGAGCGCTTGAGCTCGTGGGGGTGGTGGCGGAGACGGTCTCCCCGGCGTTCCTCGCCTTCCACCCGAACGGCCGCTACCTGTACGCGGTCAACGAGCAGGCGGACGCGTCCGTCGTCGCGTACGCCGTCGAGGGGGACGGGGCTCTCCGAGCGCTCGGCAGCCAGCCGACCGGCGGCAAAGGCGCCTGCCACCTGACCGTGCACCCCTCCGGACGGTACGTGCTCACCGCGAACTACGGCAGCGGGCACGTGTCGGTGCACCCGATTGGCGACGACGGCTCGCTCGGGCCACGGAGCGACCTGGTCCAGCACGTCGGTTCCGGCCCGAACCAGGCCCGGCAGGAGGGACCGCACGCTCACCAGGTGCGGGTGGATCCCTCGGGTCGGTGGGTGCTGGCGGTCGATCTCGGCATCGACGCGATCCTCACGTACAGCCTGGACCTCGACACTGGCCGGCTGACGCCGGGTCCGGTCGCGGCGACCGCGCCCGGAGCCGGGCCCCGCCATCTGGCGTTCGGGGCGGACAGCACCGTGCATGTGGCCGGTGAGCTGGACTCGACCGTCACCACGTACACGCTCGATGCGGAGACAGGCCGACTGGAGCGCCAAGGCGTGGCGCCGTCGACGGTGGCGGAAGCTCCGGAGACCAACTACCCCTCCGAGATCGCGATCAGCGACGACGCGCGCTTCCTCTACGTCGCCAATCGCGGGCTGGACGTCATCGGCACGCTGTCGGTCTCAGGGACCGAGGTCAAGCCTGTGGCCGACACCCCGACCGGCGGCGCATGGCCGCGGCATCTCGCCGTCATCGGCCACCACCTCTACGTCGCCAACGAGAGGTCCCACGAGGTCACCCACTTCGTGTTGGACGAGCGGACGGGCGTGCCGCAGCAGGCGTCCGACGTGCTCCGGACCCCAAGCCCGGCATGCATCGTGGCCGCGCCCTGA
- a CDS encoding zinc-dependent alcohol dehydrogenase: protein MRALVFHGPWRIAVEDRPDPVPGPGEVLLRVVSTGICGSDIHGFTGENGRRFPGQVMGHETVGRVVATGPEVTGLEPGTLATVHPVLACGSCDACQAGLDYRCPRRRIIGVDPALSSAFAELMAVPAANVVELPETMPAEHGALIEPLAVGHHAAARGGCGPTDRVLVVGGGPIGQACALAARRQGAERVVVSEPHAGRRALLADIGVPSVDPNDDGFTDVVAEVLGGAPTLALDAVGSSSSLRSALSVCAPGERVVLVGMHEPKVSISAYAVSIEERTLTGSYCYTKQDFLDTAAWVATAPPELARLIEDRVSLARAPEAFAALARGENPASKVLVFPGDS, encoded by the coding sequence GTGCGCGCGCTCGTCTTCCATGGACCGTGGCGAATCGCCGTCGAGGACCGGCCCGATCCCGTCCCAGGCCCCGGCGAGGTGCTCCTCCGCGTCGTGTCCACCGGCATCTGCGGATCCGATATCCACGGGTTCACCGGCGAGAACGGCCGGCGCTTCCCCGGCCAGGTGATGGGACACGAGACCGTTGGCCGTGTCGTGGCGACCGGGCCCGAGGTCACGGGTCTGGAGCCGGGCACCCTGGCGACCGTCCACCCGGTGCTCGCGTGCGGGAGCTGCGACGCGTGCCAGGCCGGGCTGGACTATCGCTGCCCTCGGCGGAGGATCATCGGCGTGGATCCGGCGCTCAGCTCCGCCTTCGCCGAGCTCATGGCGGTCCCCGCGGCCAATGTCGTGGAGCTGCCGGAGACGATGCCGGCTGAGCACGGCGCGCTCATCGAACCGCTCGCGGTCGGTCACCACGCCGCGGCCAGGGGTGGCTGCGGGCCGACCGACCGGGTGCTCGTCGTGGGTGGCGGGCCGATCGGGCAGGCGTGCGCGCTGGCGGCGCGGCGGCAGGGTGCCGAGCGTGTCGTCGTCTCCGAACCTCACGCCGGTCGCCGGGCTCTGCTCGCCGACATCGGCGTTCCCAGCGTCGACCCGAACGACGACGGTTTCACCGACGTCGTCGCGGAGGTACTCGGCGGCGCGCCTACGCTCGCCCTCGACGCGGTCGGCTCGTCGTCCTCCCTGCGGAGCGCGCTCAGCGTGTGCGCGCCCGGCGAGCGAGTCGTCTTGGTCGGCATGCACGAGCCGAAGGTGTCGATCTCCGCGTACGCGGTGAGCATCGAGGAACGCACGCTGACCGGCAGCTACTGCTACACCAAGCAGGACTTCCTTGACACCGCGGCGTGGGTGGCGACGGCCCCACCCGAGCTGGCTCGGCTCATCGAGGACCGGGTCAGCCTGGCGCGAGCGCCCGAGGCGTTCGCCGCGCTCGCCCGAGGGGAGAACCCGGCGAGCAAGGTTCTCGTCTTCCCCGGTGACAGTTGA
- a CDS encoding rhamnulokinase, whose translation MASSLIAAAVDLGASSGRVVLGRIGPDQLECQLVHRFPNEPIDVKGRLSWDIEALWDGVLTGLREANRHGAVESIGIDSWGVDYGLLDDQGMLLAPPAHYRDSRTTGVMERVRAQVGDAFLYEATGLQFIAINTLYQLLAERPEDLERAQTLLLIPDLLCYRLGGTIGAERTIASTTQLYDVAAGTWSDAVFEAVGLPRRLVPPLREPGEQLGPLRPELRSRLGVTDRVLLTTVASHDTASAVAAVPAEDEHFAYISCGTWSLVGVELDAPVRTQESLAANFTNEVGVDKTIRYLRNVTGLWLLQESLRHWRDTGDEVALEQVLEAAQHEPPLRSVIDAESDEFLPPGDMPGRIRAYCRRTGQPEPTTPAAVTRCVLDSLALAHARVIRLAERLSGRRVDVVHIVGGGAQNTLLCQLTADACGRPVVAGPVEATAIGNLLVQARAAGVVRDRAHGRELVRRTQSLRRYEPRDHERWLPHLS comes from the coding sequence ATGGCGAGCTCCCTCATCGCCGCGGCTGTCGACCTGGGCGCGTCCAGTGGACGGGTCGTGCTCGGTCGGATCGGACCGGACCAGCTGGAGTGTCAGCTGGTCCACCGGTTCCCCAACGAGCCGATCGATGTCAAAGGACGCTTGTCATGGGACATCGAAGCGCTGTGGGACGGAGTGCTCACCGGACTCCGGGAGGCCAACCGACACGGCGCGGTGGAGTCGATCGGGATCGACTCCTGGGGTGTCGACTACGGCTTGCTCGACGACCAGGGCATGCTGCTCGCGCCCCCGGCGCACTACCGTGACAGCCGCACCACGGGAGTGATGGAGCGGGTCCGCGCCCAGGTGGGGGACGCGTTCCTGTACGAGGCGACCGGGCTGCAGTTCATCGCCATCAACACGCTCTACCAGCTCTTGGCCGAGCGGCCCGAGGACCTCGAGCGCGCCCAGACCCTGCTCCTGATCCCGGACCTCTTGTGCTACCGGCTCGGCGGAACCATCGGCGCGGAACGCACGATCGCCTCCACCACCCAGCTGTACGACGTCGCCGCCGGGACCTGGTCGGACGCGGTCTTCGAGGCCGTGGGGCTGCCGCGGCGTCTTGTCCCGCCACTGCGGGAGCCGGGGGAGCAGCTCGGACCGCTCCGCCCAGAGCTTCGCTCCCGGCTCGGCGTCACTGACCGGGTGCTGCTCACCACCGTCGCCTCGCACGACACCGCGTCCGCGGTGGCCGCCGTGCCCGCGGAGGACGAGCACTTCGCCTACATCTCCTGCGGCACCTGGTCACTGGTGGGCGTGGAGCTCGACGCGCCGGTGCGCACGCAGGAGAGCCTCGCCGCCAACTTCACCAACGAGGTCGGCGTCGACAAGACCATCCGGTACCTGCGGAACGTCACCGGTCTGTGGTTGCTGCAGGAGTCCTTGCGACACTGGAGGGACACCGGGGACGAGGTGGCGCTGGAGCAGGTGCTCGAGGCCGCCCAGCACGAGCCACCGCTGCGCAGTGTCATCGACGCCGAGTCGGACGAGTTCCTCCCGCCCGGTGACATGCCGGGGCGCATCCGCGCCTACTGCCGGCGGACCGGTCAGCCGGAGCCGACCACGCCGGCCGCGGTCACCCGGTGCGTCCTCGACAGCCTGGCGCTCGCACACGCGCGGGTGATCCGGCTCGCGGAGCGTCTGTCGGGTCGCCGGGTGGACGTCGTGCACATCGTCGGCGGCGGCGCGCAGAACACACTGCTGTGTCAGCTCACCGCGGACGCCTGCGGACGCCCGGTGGTGGCGGGGCCGGTCGAGGCGACGGCGATCGGCAACCTGCTCGTCCAGGCGCGCGCCGCGGGTGTGGTCCGCGACCGCGCGCACGGACGGGAGCTGGTGCGGCGGACGCAGTCGTTGCGGCGATACGAGCCGCGCGACCACGAGCGTTGGCTGCCTCACCTGAGCTGA
- a CDS encoding bifunctional aldolase/short-chain dehydrogenase, whose protein sequence is MTSTGTTPPAVAELLERCHRLGSDPRNTNYAGGNASCKATGIDPVTGESVELLWVKGSGGDLGTLTEDGLAVLRLDRLRALTKVYRGVEYEDEMFAAFDYCLHGKGGAAPSIDTAMHGLVDAVHVDHLHPDSGIAFATAADGERLTKECFGSRVLWVPWRRPGFQLGLDIAKVKREHPEAIGVILGGHGITAWGDTSEECEANSLEIIGTCQEYIDRHGRPEPFGAVITEYQPLPEAERHARAAALLPIVRGLVSTDRPQVGHYTDSDVVLDFLASEKHPALAALGTSCPDHFLRTKVRPLVLDLPPTAPLDDVVRRLKELHAAYREEYRAYYERYADETSPPMRGADPAIVLVPGVGMFSFGKDKQTARVAGEFYVNAINVMRGAEAISTYQPIDEREKFRIEYWSLEEAKLRRMPKPKPLATRVAFVTGAGSGIGKAIAERLASEGACVVVADVKAEAAVEVAAGIGSTDVAVPVTVDVSDEEQVRAALEQAVLAFGGVDLVVNNAGLSISKPLLETTAEDWDVQHDVMARGSFLVSKAAARILIDQGMGGDIIYICSKNGVVAGPNNIAYGAAKADQAHQVRLLAAELGGYGIRVNGINPDAVVRGSGIFASGWGAERAKVYGVPEEKLGEYYAQRTLLKKEVLPSHVAAAVVALTAGDLSLTTGLHIPVDSGVAAAFLR, encoded by the coding sequence GTGACGTCCACGGGTACGACGCCACCAGCGGTGGCGGAGCTGCTGGAACGGTGCCACCGCCTCGGATCGGACCCCCGCAACACGAACTACGCGGGCGGCAACGCCTCGTGCAAGGCGACCGGCATCGACCCGGTGACCGGCGAGAGCGTCGAGCTGCTGTGGGTCAAGGGCTCCGGTGGTGACCTGGGCACGCTGACCGAGGACGGGCTCGCCGTCCTCCGCCTGGACCGGCTGCGCGCCCTCACCAAGGTCTACCGGGGGGTCGAGTACGAGGACGAGATGTTCGCGGCGTTCGACTACTGCCTGCACGGCAAGGGCGGCGCGGCCCCGTCCATCGACACCGCCATGCACGGCTTGGTCGACGCGGTCCACGTCGACCACCTCCACCCCGACTCCGGCATCGCGTTCGCCACCGCCGCGGACGGGGAGCGGCTGACCAAGGAGTGCTTCGGGTCCCGCGTGCTGTGGGTGCCCTGGCGTCGCCCCGGGTTCCAACTCGGGCTGGACATCGCCAAGGTCAAACGCGAGCACCCCGAGGCGATCGGGGTGATCCTCGGTGGGCACGGCATCACCGCGTGGGGCGACACGTCCGAGGAGTGCGAGGCGAACTCGCTGGAGATCATTGGCACCTGCCAGGAGTACATCGACCGGCACGGTCGCCCCGAGCCGTTCGGCGCCGTCATCACCGAGTACCAGCCGTTGCCGGAGGCGGAACGGCACGCGCGTGCGGCGGCCCTGCTGCCGATCGTCCGCGGTCTGGTCTCGACCGACCGACCGCAGGTCGGTCACTACACCGACAGCGACGTCGTCCTCGACTTCCTCGCCAGTGAGAAGCATCCGGCGCTGGCGGCGTTGGGCACCTCCTGCCCCGACCACTTCCTGCGCACCAAGGTCCGGCCGCTGGTGCTGGACCTTCCGCCGACGGCGCCGTTGGACGACGTGGTGCGGCGGTTGAAAGAGCTGCACGCCGCCTACCGTGAGGAGTACCGCGCCTACTACGAGCGCTACGCCGACGAGACCAGTCCGCCGATGCGCGGCGCCGACCCGGCGATCGTGCTCGTCCCCGGTGTGGGCATGTTCAGCTTCGGCAAGGACAAGCAGACCGCGCGGGTGGCCGGCGAGTTCTACGTCAACGCCATCAACGTGATGCGCGGCGCCGAGGCCATCTCGACGTACCAGCCGATCGACGAGCGCGAGAAGTTCCGCATCGAGTACTGGTCGCTGGAGGAGGCGAAGCTGCGTCGGATGCCGAAGCCGAAGCCGCTGGCCACGCGGGTCGCGTTCGTCACCGGGGCTGGCTCGGGCATCGGCAAGGCGATCGCCGAGCGACTGGCGTCCGAAGGAGCCTGCGTCGTCGTCGCGGACGTGAAGGCAGAGGCCGCGGTTGAGGTGGCCGCCGGTATCGGGTCCACCGACGTCGCGGTGCCGGTCACGGTGGACGTCAGCGACGAGGAGCAGGTGCGGGCCGCCCTCGAGCAAGCGGTCCTCGCCTTCGGCGGCGTGGACCTCGTCGTCAACAACGCCGGCCTGTCGATCTCCAAGCCGTTGCTCGAGACGACGGCCGAGGACTGGGACGTGCAGCACGACGTGATGGCCCGTGGCTCGTTCCTGGTCTCCAAGGCGGCCGCCCGCATCCTCATCGACCAGGGCATGGGCGGGGACATCATCTACATCTGCAGCAAGAACGGTGTCGTCGCCGGTCCCAACAACATCGCCTACGGGGCGGCGAAGGCGGACCAGGCGCACCAGGTGCGGCTGCTGGCCGCCGAGCTCGGCGGTTACGGGATCCGGGTCAACGGCATCAACCCCGACGCGGTGGTCCGCGGCTCGGGCATCTTCGCCAGTGGGTGGGGCGCCGAACGGGCCAAGGTCTACGGCGTGCCCGAGGAGAAGCTGGGTGAGTACTACGCCCAGCGGACACTCCTGAAGAAGGAGGTGCTGCCCTCCCACGTGGCGGCGGCGGTGGTGGCCCTCACCGCCGGCGACCTGTCCCTGACCACGGGGCTGCACATCCCGGTCGACAGCGGCGTGGCCGCGGCGTTCCTACGGTGA
- the rhaI gene encoding L-rhamnose isomerase yields MTANASGKAAVKAALRAQRIETPSWAYGNSGTRFKVFAQEGVPRNPYEKIDDAALVHQLTGVAPSIALHIPWDKVDDYADLAAYARDKGISIGAINPNVFQEDDYKLGSVCNPDPAVRAKALDHLLECVDIMDATGSTILSLWFADGLNYPGQDSLRARQDRLAEALAATYQRLGDGQRMLLEYKLFEPAFYATDIPDWGTSYAHCVELGDKAQVLVDTGHHAPGTNIEFIVAFLLRQGKLGGFHFNSRFYADDDLMVGAADPFQLFRIMHEIVQAGALDASANVAFMLDQCHNIEPKVPAMIRSVMNVQEATAKALLVDSDALAKAQANGDVLEANAILMDAYNTDVRPLLAEVREEMGIDPDPLAAYRRSGHAERVREERKGGQAAGWGA; encoded by the coding sequence ATGACCGCGAACGCCAGCGGCAAAGCCGCCGTGAAGGCCGCTCTGCGTGCCCAGCGCATCGAGACGCCCTCGTGGGCCTATGGGAACTCGGGAACCCGCTTCAAGGTGTTCGCGCAGGAGGGCGTCCCTCGCAACCCCTACGAGAAGATCGACGACGCCGCCCTCGTCCACCAGCTCACCGGCGTCGCGCCCAGCATCGCGCTGCACATCCCCTGGGACAAGGTCGACGACTACGCCGACCTCGCGGCCTACGCGCGGGACAAGGGCATCAGCATCGGCGCGATCAACCCCAACGTCTTCCAGGAGGACGACTACAAGCTCGGGAGTGTCTGCAACCCCGATCCGGCGGTGCGCGCCAAGGCGCTCGACCATCTGCTCGAGTGCGTCGACATCATGGACGCGACCGGCTCCACGATCCTCAGCCTGTGGTTCGCCGACGGTCTGAACTACCCGGGACAGGACTCCCTGCGGGCTCGTCAAGATCGGCTCGCCGAGGCGCTCGCCGCGACCTACCAGCGGTTGGGTGACGGGCAGCGGATGCTGCTGGAGTACAAGCTCTTCGAGCCCGCGTTCTACGCCACAGACATCCCGGACTGGGGCACGTCCTACGCGCACTGCGTGGAGCTCGGCGACAAGGCACAGGTGCTCGTCGACACCGGCCACCACGCGCCGGGCACCAACATCGAGTTCATCGTCGCCTTCCTGCTTCGGCAAGGAAAGCTTGGCGGCTTCCACTTCAACAGTCGCTTCTACGCCGACGACGACCTCATGGTCGGCGCCGCCGACCCGTTCCAGTTGTTCCGGATCATGCACGAGATCGTGCAGGCCGGCGCGCTGGACGCGTCGGCGAACGTGGCGTTCATGCTCGACCAGTGCCACAACATCGAGCCGAAGGTGCCGGCGATGATCCGCTCGGTCATGAACGTCCAGGAGGCCACCGCGAAGGCGTTGCTCGTCGACTCGGACGCGCTCGCCAAGGCGCAGGCCAACGGCGACGTGCTCGAGGCCAACGCGATCCTCATGGACGCGTACAACACTGACGTTCGCCCGTTGCTGGCCGAGGTACGCGAGGAGATGGGCATCGACCCCGACCCGCTGGCCGCCTACCGTCGTTCCGGGCACGCCGAGCGGGTCCGTGAGGAGCGGAAGGGCGGCCAAGCCGCGGGATGGGGTGCGTGA
- a CDS encoding L-rhamnose mutarotase — protein MGDRAALHAPGKGPALMQRVCFVLRVKPDRLEEYRERHRNVWPEMQQALRETGWHNYSLFLSDDGLLVGYLETEDFEAAKAGMAQREVNRRWQAEMAPFFENLESGAADTDMRPLDEVFHLD, from the coding sequence GTGGGCGATCGAGCGGCGCTCCACGCGCCTGGGAAGGGGCCGGCACTCATGCAGCGGGTGTGCTTCGTGTTGCGCGTCAAGCCTGACCGTCTCGAGGAGTACCGCGAGCGACACCGCAACGTCTGGCCGGAAATGCAGCAGGCTTTGCGAGAGACCGGCTGGCACAACTACTCGCTCTTCCTGTCCGACGACGGCCTCCTGGTGGGTTACCTCGAGACCGAGGATTTCGAGGCCGCGAAAGCCGGCATGGCCCAGCGCGAGGTCAACCGTCGTTGGCAGGCTGAGATGGCACCGTTCTTCGAGAATCTGGAGTCCGGGGCAGCCGACACCGATATGCGACCGCTCGACGAGGTTTTCCACCTCGACTGA